Sequence from the Anaerolineales bacterium genome:
TCGCCCATTCGGAGATCGTAGGCGTTATTTTCGTCTTCCGTTCCTACCCGGGTCGTTTTTCAAACGAGGATCGGAAGCTGCTGCAGGCATTCGCCTCGCAAGCCGCGATTGCGGTCCACAATGCAAGGCTTTATACGGAACTCTCGCAGCAAAAACAGCACATCGATGCGGTCCTCGAATCCTCCGCGGATGGTATCTTTATTCTCGACCCGAGTTTCTGTTTCGTTCGTTTCAATCGTGCCTGCGCGCGTCTCACAGGATACGAACCCGAGGAAACAATCGGGAAACCCCACGCGAAGATCATCCGCTGGCTGCGGCGCGAGCCTGGTCTATCCCTGGAAGAGGCTGAAGCCGGCGGCTGGCCGCTTTCGGCCCAAGCCGTGCTTTACGTCGAAGGGGATTTAATCAAGAAAAACGAAGAGGCAATAAGCGTTGGCATCCGTTATGCACCTACGATCTCCCCGGAAGGGAAATTGAGAAGCATCGTCGCCAACGTGCGTGACATCACCAAATTTCGGGAAGCCGAAGAACTGAAGGACACTTTCATCTCCATCATCAGCCACGAACTACGAACGCCCGTGGCCTTGATCAAAGGATACGTGGGCACGCTGCGGAGAGAGGACGCGGAGTGGGATCCAGACACCGTACGCGATAGTTTGGCGGTGATCGAAGAAGAATCCGATCGGCTCGCAGACTTGATCGACGACCTGCTCGATGCCTCACGGCTTGCAGCCGGTGCACTCTCCTTGAACTTTTCCGAGGTGGGGCTTAAGGAGTTGGCCGAGAGATTGGCGAAGCGTTTTAAAACCCAATCTGCTGCGCACACGTTCGTCGTCGAATTCCCCGACGACTTTCCAACCGTACTCGCGGATGAAGACCGATTGACTCAAGTTCTTACCAATCTACTATCGAACGCCGTCAAATACTCGCCCGATGGCGGCCAGGTGACGATCCGTGGACAGGCACTCAAGGACGAAATCGTGGTCTGTGTGCAGGATGAAGGTTCGGGCATCGCACTGGAAGACGTACCGCGTGTATTCGATCGTTTCTACCGGTCGAACGAAGCA
This genomic interval carries:
- a CDS encoding ATP-binding protein — encoded protein: MLPDFRVRQRDYLLEISRVITEELELNLVLTRIVRVSAELLAGHAGIIALRDEGGWRIASSYGINAEFLKNLEPLLADIPDQGDPARFALPEINRRLQRITAATSMGLLTGVGLPMIAHSEIVGVIFVFRSYPGRFSNEDRKLLQAFASQAAIAVHNARLYTELSQQKQHIDAVLESSADGIFILDPSFCFVRFNRACARLTGYEPEETIGKPHAKIIRWLRREPGLSLEEAEAGGWPLSAQAVLYVEGDLIKKNEEAISVGIRYAPTISPEGKLRSIVANVRDITKFREAEELKDTFISIISHELRTPVALIKGYVGTLRREDAEWDPDTVRDSLAVIEEESDRLADLIDDLLDASRLAAGALSLNFSEVGLKELAERLAKRFKTQSAAHTFVVEFPDDFPTVLADEDRLTQVLTNLLSNAVKYSPDGGQVTIRGQALKDEIVVCVQDEGSGIALEDVPRVFDRFYRSNEASRKTKGAGLGLFLAKAVIEAHEGRIWVDEEVKHGTRICFALPRHHTRE